ATTTTAAAATTGGGCATTGCCGTATGCCAGAAATACATCGTCTTTAAAAGTTCGTTTTGGTTAGTTGAAACAATTTCACCGTTCACATTTCGAATCAAATTTTTAACGGATACGGAATCAATCAGTGTACTGTCGTTTTTACTCCAAGCGTAGAAGTAGGTTTTTGTAGCTTTTTTTAAAGTTGTCTCTAAACAGGTAGGTTTATGTAAATTTTCTGTGGTTTCACTCGAATTGATATTCTTACATGCAAAGACTATTAGGAATAGCACCATAAAAAGTTTGAAATTGAGTTTTTCCATAACGGACTTTTCGCAAAACATTTCATTACTTTAAAAGAAAGTATAAATTCTTAGAATAGA
This window of the Maribacter cobaltidurans genome carries:
- a CDS encoding ester cyclase: MEKLNFKLFMVLFLIVFACKNINSSETTENLHKPTCLETTLKKATKTYFYAWSKNDSTLIDSVSVKNLIRNVNGEIVSTNQNELLKTMYFWHTAMPNFKMVDKEINVVGNRTYVNWSGTGTNTGMYANTPPTGKIGHIEGMSILTFNNDGQIVYEGVFFDKLGLLEQWGYSVIPPIMK